Part of the Anopheles gambiae chromosome 3, idAnoGambNW_F1_1, whole genome shotgun sequence genome is shown below.
aattaaaaatttcacAGTAAAATCGATTACGTGCGTACTCGGGCATGAAAGAGCTtcgcatttttgtttgtatcaTGTGATCCTCCTGCTCCCGGTGGCTCTTTTGGACATGGGAATTCCAGGTGCCACATGTCCCGGGCGGACCACCGTATCTCGATCGCGTTGGGTTCGAATGTCCCGAGGGAAGCACACCGCAACAGAACCCGAGCGTGTTTGATTAATGATGGCCATTTGTGTGCCATTTGCAAAACACTCTCTCGAGGAGCTCCAATACACGAGAAGGAGGAAGAAGCGATGGAATGTTCTGAAACGTCCCTGTACCACCAACCACCGGGGAGGGAATGGGATGAAACAGTTGATTTGCAAACTTTTTGGCAATGCTTCTTTCTTTCCGCTTTCTGCGGCAACGCTGTGGTGaggataaaaaagaaaccactTTTGACAGCCCCACACAACCTTCCACTTAACTGTGTGGACTGTGTGTTCCCAGGCCAAGGCCCGCAGCTCCAATTCCAGTAGCTCCAGAATGCGGATCGATCGATTTgtgtgaggttttttttttaatggttgGTGGTGAGGACCCACCAATCGGGGTCCCAGTTTAGCCGAGCAAACTTCACGAGTCTACAATCCAGTTTCCGGTTAATTATGCGCCCCATCATTCGATCGTCAATCAATGGAAGTTTACTACTACTTGCTGGTGTGTCAAAATATTCATTCTCCGAACgggtgtgcttgtgtgtggaGACGAGAAGACCCTCTTCACTATTCAGAGGCGGCAATTGGCTAAACTGATTCATCAAACGGTCCGAGATGTTGGAAGCTTATCTTTCCGTTCGTATCGCAGCCCGTTTGACAACTCGTACCCGTTGGATGGGTGAATTCTTTTCCACCCATCAGCTCGCTGGAAGTTCGTTGCATAAACAGTTCAACCCCGAAAACCCCGAGTTGGGGAATGCTTTCTAGAGAATGTCATATTTTGTGGTCGTGTTTCTTTGATTGATCTGTTTGATCTTTGACCAAaaggtttgattttttgggACGTTTACAGTTAGAAAAACGAGCCTGCGGTGTCTTAAAAAACCGATGCATCCGGAATGCAAACATTCAACCTGTCCAACAGGACCATTCAGAGCAAGAAAAACGGGGTAGCATTTTCATTCAACTTAATTGATTGTTTGATGCTCGATGAAAGTGCAGACCATTCGTGGGCTAATAGAGTTTAATGCGTGAACTTGGTAGATTAATCAGACCCAGCGGTTGGTAATAAATCCGAACAAACATGCTCCTTgcgcggtggcggcggtgcagTTAATCCACATTTCCTGTGAGGTTGATACTGATTTACGCTCAATTAGCTGTCTAGCGGGTAGAGTGCGAGAGAGCTGTACAGCAACGAAGGGGCGAACAAGAACGCGATCTTGTGGTACGAATCTTCACCGGAACCGATTAGTGCTGGGAAGCCCGAGCCCCGAGCGCAGAAATACCACAAAGGCAgtgatttaattaaaagaTGAGATGGCCCCTGCCACGATAAGTGCAAttaatgatgataataattaTCTGCAGGTGATGATGGCTACTTCTCCCCCTTACCAGGGCCCAGGGTATGTCCTTCCACTGGCGCTGAGTTGCCGATATGAGGTGTCCGCTGCACGAACGACCAGTACAGTTGCAATTTGCACCATTGCATCACTCGGAACGGGGTAAACCGGTTGCCGTGGAACGTACGGACCCGGGCGGCAGGGAATGGGTTCGGTCAGCTGTTTTGTTTCGCCCTGCTTCTCGTGGTTACTGCATTTCAGAGGTGCATTGTTACCCGCAGTCAccgttgatgttgttgttgtgcggtGGACAACCTAGCTGAACCGATGTGGCGCATACGTTGCATATCCGGGATGGTACCGACGAAAGACAATGTTGTTAggttggggttttgtttttttttttcgatgattTAATCtcggtcgttttttttcgcttcgttGTAATCGTGCATGATTACAGGTGCGCTTGAGCGTACAGATTGCACAATTTTGTGCTTTGTGGAAGGAATGGAGTGGCCGCGGGGATTTCGGTTTGTAACACGATACAACAATTATTGTGTGATGAGAAATTGAAAGTAACGGTGGGGCGGGGCTGGTTCACGCCAAACGAGCAAATCGCTTAATAAACACTTTCTAGAAGAAAAGGTGGAGATTTAAAAGCAGCTGACAGTGACAGACCTATGTTTATGCAAAGGCAGAAAGGGTGAGAAAAGTCATTACGGATGCACAATTTTGCAGAGCATTTAAGTTGATGATATCGTGCCTATATTTTGAAGTCATGTAATTTGTGTGATATTATTAGCGTACAATATCTTCTCAATATTCAACAAAACTCTTCTCTCTATTCTCTTTTCTGTTTGCTCAATCTGGTTCATACTATAACCAAACAATGAAAACCGCCAGAAAGTTTTAGAGAATGAGTTTTGGTTAAAGGGATTgcaatgtcagggaaaacatGCATGTTGCTTCTTTATGATGTGTGCAAAATGGTATTACAAATTCTGAATACTATTTTATTGTCGCAAAGGTGTAAAAAATCCGAAGTCGACTAAAACCCGACagcgaacatttcaaaactgacTCCGGATGGTAGATCCGACCAGCAttatccgaagtcgtccggagtctccGGGTTCAAAATCGTTTGGAGTTGGAATCGTAGTCGTCCAAAGCCaaagtcggagtcgtcgactccGGTCGATTTCATCTTTGACCGGCTTCGATCAACTCCTGTCAACTCTGACAATTCCgtatgactccggacgattctaGAGCGCTCCAGAGACTAATTCACTGGGTCAGACTTTATTTTTCACAATAATAGAATATCAGGCACAACTTGAAGTGTTCATTCAGAAAAGGTTTTCAGCTAATACTTCGTGAGGTTAGAAACAGCACATTCATCAGTATACTAAAGCAAATCCTACAACATGTGTATACAATTTCACGATGACTTCTTTGTGACTATTAATGACATTTTCTCAAAGCTTTTACTTGCTTCTAGCTCATTTCTCAGAAATAAGATAAACGataaagcataactttgtatttttatagacATTTCAAACTGTTTTTGGATGGCAGTTATGCTACTTATTTTACGATGAATATTTAGATAACctggaaataaattattgatGATGTTCCTGCAGGGATATACATGTATAATTAGGTTTCAAGACAGCTTCAACATTTTCGTAATGACATCCTTGCCGTCCACAACATCATGTCTGAACCGTCCTATTCAGGTCGAGACCACAAAACTCTGCCACACTTTGGGATACACCTCCAAGACATACAATTCAAGAATAACGACCAATGTGACCCGGTTGTGGTGTGAAACATGCTGCCACAATTGTTTGCCCCCTCTGGGGATGCATGTTATTCAAATACAACAACCTTCTCCGCATCCCGTCCCAAACGTCAGCCCACCCGTCCAGTCAAAGTGCACCAAGAACAACGTGCATCAAATCATACTTACAAATACGATGCCGCGATCGATCGGCATAGATCGCCACCGGCTGGTTGGTTTCTCGGTCGGACCGAGAAAACTCCATCACGAAACGGCTACTCCCTGCCCGATGTGCGGAAAGTATCGCGCttcgctttctttctctcaccctCACCGCAGCTACACCCAGAGGCGAAGGTACCCTTAGGGCAACCACGGTGCAAAAGATCCGTTAGATCCAATAACTAGCTGTTGTTTTAATTATCTACCTGCGCTGCAAGCGAAAACGAGCCACACAGCATAGAACTAGAACAGGCTGGCGGCAATGCCCAGCGGGCGCATGTTCTTGCGCACCCTGCTTGGCAGGTGATCCTCGCTCGATCATATTGCTCCGGCCGGTGGTTGCCGCAGAGCGTGCAATTGTTCCATAATCGAGCCCGGTCTATCAGCCACGCTCGCCATCCATTCTCTGGGGCGTTCACAGTCTAGCCACGAGGCCAGATAGGGCGCTACTGAGCTACTGCTACCGCAaccgctgctgttgccgctgcacTTTGCTTGCTATCCGTGCCACGAGCATGCCCTTGGCTCTTATGGGCGTAAAAATTGATCTCATTTGCTTCCGAGCAGCGCTATGGAGCTGCTGAAGTTTGCAGGATGCGTAgcgaagtgtttttttttttgcgcaattACGCCCCCTTTGTCTGGTTAGGGAACGGGAGCGACTGGGGGTCGGATGCAAAGAACGCTTAAGAACGCACAATGCAACCGTGAAACGGGGTTGAGCAATGGGCTCAATAACAGTTATTTGTGTCCACTAGCGGGTTATGGTAGGGTAATGGAAACCATATTTGTTGATTTAGTTGAAACCACTCACGCTCATGTTTGGTAAACCGTGTATAACACGTGTAGCATATAGTATTactattatttaaaatgattAGATCAAGATAAATTGTTAGAACATTTTAGAGCTAATCCTTTTTCATAATGTTATGGTGCTACAATTTACAAATTTTCCAGAACTTGTGGAAAACCCCTACGCACGATattgatttaaaataattcGTTCAATAAATTATCCATCCCCCAACAAGATGTTTAAGAGATTTGATGTCTTTTGGACTTTATTCGACACTTTATTAGATGAGAACTTGCATTTATTTCTGATTTCACCCAATCACAACATTAAGATGTGTTTAATTACTTAGAGACAAGTGGACGAAATACTAATTAACTCATTATACTATTTATTACTAATTACGAGTGCCTAGTATATTTAAATACATACAAGGGAGGTATATGAGAACGGCCACTGCGAACCTGTATTGTGTTGATGCTCACATACGACGTGAAATAATGGtgtataaataacaaaaatttcaTACATTTGGTATTGGAGAGGAAGTTTATCAGAATCAATGTTACATCGTGTTAAGGATGGAAAAACAATGAAGTATGCAATATAGTCTGCAGTAGATCGGTATTATCTTAATGATCAGTACAACATCTTTTATGAAATCTAACTAATCTCAACTTTCGGAACATGTAAAACGTAGTGACTAGGGTGACTCACCTCATATTTTCCGTATTGGAAGGTAACACATGTTGAAGTACTTATCATTGAGCAAATTTTGCTCTGTTATATCGatagattttttatttcaatagcAGAAGGAAGGTGTTTCaaccatttttcttttctcagATTTCTATTCATTTGTATTCAAAATTCAATTGATTGTAGTTAATTatgtatttcatttatttgttcTAAGGCCAGCGATAAAGGTTTaatccatattgttattttccATCTAATAAAACCATCTAATACAATGTTGTGTAACTGTCCACTGTCATTTCAGCTTCAAATGTACAACCTTGGTTTGGATATTGGGTTTTCACGGTCGATGGGTTATCGAATTTACcataaagaatttaaaaatataataccTCCAGCTGGAAAACATTCGCGTACATAGCGAGCGATCAGCGTACATTCGTCCTGACAGTCTGACCGCAGCCTTTGGTAACAGGCATCGGTAGTTTCGCGGAACACTGTCTCGTTCGCGTAGTTATTGCACTGTACGTAAATTCGGTCCAGATTGGGTCCATACTGCTCGCTGTACAATCCCGTTCTCAGCATATAGCAACGCAACACACAGTCGAAATCACCTTCCGCACCTGCTACATGCGTTTTGGCGCACGAGAACGAACGGTCCGGCATGGGATACTGCAGCATATCGGcacactgcagcagcacatcGAGCTGTTGAAGCGCGTTGAGTCGAACAAACTGAGGCGTTACGACGAGATTGCCATAATGCTCGTAGTAACACCGGAAGGACTCATACGCACGTTCGCACGCCTCGTCGTGCGGTGCTGGTCTGTCGAGACGCTGGGAGTGCAGGCAGCGGTAAGTACGCCGCTCGTAGTCGCAGTCGTTCGGGTCCGGATGGAAGAAGCTGCGCATTGATGCCTCCTGCACGCCGTGCGTATCGTTCCACCAGCCCAGGTTGAGGCCCATGCAGCGCACCATGCACTGCGTTTCGGCATCGTTCGGGTAGATGAACTTGTTGTAGACGGCTAGGCGGGCGCAAGGGATGCGCAGATATCGGACGCACTCCTCCTGTGCTTGAACCACACGCTTCAGCTGGCCGGCGTCACGGAAGCATTGCGATGCCGCAGTTGCAGTGACAGCTAGCAAGCATACTAACCCGAGGTAGTAGAGATTGACCGTTGCCATCGTGTGTTGTCCTCGTAGTGGTAAAGGTTGACTTAATTGTGTCACCATCTGGCGGCGGTATTTATGTATAAATTCTCACATCAAGAATTCCGTAAAATCAAAGCAGTACGATAATAATGGCACGTATGCAACTATGTTCCTTTTGCGTAACAAATACACCTTCCATTTACAGGTGCGACCCAGCTCGTTATCTGAAATATTTGGTGCAGTTTTGAATTTGCAGTATGCAGCAAATAAACAGAAAGAAATCCAGGTATTTCTGTTGTAAtgctttaaatattttgtgtttctgttttcagCTGCGACCGCACGCAAGCTTTTGTCTAGAGAAGCGCCGTACAAGTTGcgctgtttgtttgaacaAGCGCCTCGACAGCATAAACAATGCATACATGCTTTTAAAAGAACGACCGTAAACAGAGCATTTCCTGCAGTACCACTGCGGCTTTTTAGCGAAGTTCATGTGGTTTGTATTTGGCGTAAGTTACGTGTGTGCGATGCAGGTAGCAGAGTCGATTGGAAAtcgtttgtatgttttttaaattataataattttttactcgctattatatatttttgtattgGCCTCTTTTACCATCACAAATTAGTAATCGAAAACTagaataaaatttaaactgAACAAAATAGAGTTACtagcaaaaatgtgtttagTAAACATTCTAAAGGATGTATAACCAATGTTCTATGTAATATGTACGCTGAACTCATATTTATACTTTAAACATAACATCGTTTGTCCGTCATGTTACAATCGATGGTATTAACTAGAGTTgggcaaaacgcacaaaaaagcggaactgggtccggacgattccaacaAATTTCGGACCCAGTTCCGAAGGGTAGGTTCAATCCGGCAAGCCGGAACCGcctggaatcgtccggaatcgtctggaatcgtcggaatcgtgcGGAGTCGTTGGAACcttccggaatcgtctggaatcgacgggaatcgcccggaatcgcccggaatcgctaggaatcgcccggaatcgcctggaatcgtccggaatcacCCGGAATCGCCCGTAATCGcctggaatcgtccggaatcacccggaatcgcccggaatcgtctggaatcgtcggaattccatttcatttcatgtcatttatTTAGTGCATAACCTAATACAAATAGATACAAACAGTAACACCAGATGCTAGCGTCCATATCAAACGATATTGAGGAACTCAGTGCGCGACAATCCTGGCTTAAATGTACGACATACAGCATTGACATATGCGCGGCGGCCGGAACGTGAACttgaatcgtctggaatcgtcggaacagtcggaatcgaccggaatcggctctacTATTCACTACTATCGATTGACTACGATTCCGcacgattccggtcgattccgggccATTCCAGCCAATTCCGGTCAATTCCGActgttccgacgattccggacgattacgACGATTCCGCACGATTCCGCACGATACCAGACGAtttcagacgattccggacaattccggacgattccgacgattccggaagattccgacgattccagacgattccggacgattccggtggaactagcgattccttctctctggaatcggaatcggaatcataaTTGCCGGAACCGGAGCGGAACCGTGGGTGCGATCCGCAGAACCCATCTCTAGTATTAACATTTGCcataaaatttgataaaaatgatcGATTTTGCAAGGATTTATCTAACAAAACGTTAGTCACGATTTCAATAATAGTATCCCAAGAGCCACCGGAGAAATTTTGACATGACTCTATCAGTTGAACTTTAACCATGACGGCCAAAAAAGTAAAGCAACTTCGTTTAGAACCGTGCGCGATGAAAGAATGGCACCCCGTAGCCTGTTATGGCATCTAcaacatcttggcactattaAACAACAATCAGAACATCGAAACAAAGTCCAGTTCCAAACGGATGACGTCCCTGAGCGACAAGGAGCTCCAAATGATGCTGAAAATGAAGACCGGGGGAAAACAATCCGAATAACTAACGAAAGGGAGCTCGCAAGATTGAAGTGCTTTTAAAATGCAAACGTAGCTACATATGAATTAATGATTAAACCGTTTAACACACACTGAACTACCCAGGAGTTTACTTTGAACCGTTTGCTAGAATCTTAAAGAACCATAATCCTAAAAGCGTTGCTACATAAGCTCCATTTCTCCCATCCTTTACCTTCGCGTAAAGACTTTCAAATCGATCTTTAACGGCTAATAATCGTCCCCTTTACATTGCAGatgttttttcctcccccaATTCGATCCAGCTTCTTGGGTGGTCTTAAACGTCGATTGTGTAAACTAATCCCCCCTGCCTCCTCTCCCCTTCACATATGACGAGTTGGCACACGCATGCACACAATTTATCGGCACACGTACGATTTGATTCGCTTGGTCCGAGCATCAATTgaaccgcgcgcgcgcgcctgcgTAAGGCCGAAGTATGAACCGAATCCCCGCGTACCGAATTAGCATACCCTTCACGCAACCGGGCGGCATATGATTATGCACCACACGCCACACTAATCAACACATCCCTGCCGTACCACCGCCGGGACAGGTAAAGATGGACGGAAagtcttgttgtttttttttgcctacgATTACGATGACGAAGCGAGGATTTGCGCTACACTTTTATGCCATAACCCATCGGCTATGGCCGTTTGCTGGCGGGACGGGGTCTGCTCACTTGAagggatgcattttctttccacacagacacacacagacatgcacacacatagacacataaCAAGCTCCGATCGGGCAACACACGGAGTACCTTTCCGCGtcaaacatatttcataatCAAACATCATCGGCCGATCGGGCGGCTACTAAAGGCGATTGGCGATGCAGCCCGGTTCTCTATATCGCCCCGGTGCCATCAAACCGGCAGAAAAAGGAGCGCgtgcaatgcaaacagctggagcagcagaagaggaagaaactGTGCGGATTAATTCTTCgctgttattttttctctatatacatatatttctCGTGCGAATCAAGAGTTGCATCAGCGACGACCGAGGGGTACGAGCCATGGCAACGCAACGCAAACCCGGGAATCATGCAAGCACGCCAGTGTTTCGAACGAAGGCAGTGAAATTACAGCTTAAAACGATATTAAAACGCTTCGGTCATATATCTTTTGACACGTTCCCGTGGAGGAGGCAGGGGATACAGGCCGGCGGCCCGCTGTGTATGGTAGTTTGTAAAAATACATAATTAACTAATTGTGCACGCTGATGAAGAAATATACGAATGCGAATAAATTATGCAACCCGAGACCGTGCGATCCCGCATTCGCATTGGGTGTGGTCTCTTTCCCTTTGAACAGCCGGGCCCCTTGTTATGATGCagggaagtaaaaaaaatcctgcttaaaaacaaattctgtggccctgtgtgtgtgtgtgtgtttgattgaattttgtCTCCAGTGAATGTGGTGCATTTGCAAGCTTACCATCTCAACAGcatttgggggggggggggggagggggggggtaaGGTAaatgtttgttggtttggcgACTAATTTATCAATGTTGCAACGATGGCGCTTGTTGAGAGGCGCCGTTAGCGTGGGCAGTCGTTGAGTTGAACTCATTTCGAAGTAAATTATCTCCAATCTGGGGCCATCAACCATTGGggcgttgcttttttttttcacggcAAATTTTCATCTCGGCGACAAACGACACgacaaaataacaaattagCTTACGTTGTTAATGGCCGAAATGTTGGCCAGGGaggaagataaataaaaaccgAGAAACGACCTTTtcaatccattttttttacatgaaaaacaaacaaaatatttgaGAATAAATAACATCTTTTAAGGGTACAGCCTCAATTTattccacaaaaaagggataaGTAAACTAACATTACAAAAATATAGGCAGTTAAAACAGCTAATTGTCGTAATCTAATTGGAACTCAAATAATTGTCGAAATTTTCCAACTTGAAAATTTTGCCTTGGTGCATTTAGCTTTAAATATCGATAAGAGTAAAACAAAGGATAAAATATTGACTtattgaatataaaaaaaatataaatattgaCTCAACCTCATTTCGGTTATTCTAATtaacttttaaaaaaatcacatttccAAAGCTTATTAGGTACCGCTTTCCTCAAGTGTTTGTCTCGTCAAGAGTTCAATGCTGGCGCATCGGGGGAAAAGTCAACAGTTGCAGCTCCAATAATCAAACGAGATTCGTAATTGCCTTGGCTATCCAGAAATTTTTCTGATTGATtcttcaaaatcaaatcaaataacaaATCATTCCTTGTACTATTACAGGCTTAAATTTGTTACTGATTTGTTCATGGGCAACATTAAAGGGCAAATCAtgtagaaaagaaaatacaacttttcaattaaaactatGCAACTTACtatctatttaaaaaaaaaaataataaataaatacattctAAGAACAAGTGGTATGTGAATCCAAATCCCTTGCGTTTACAgcataataaaagaaaattgagtttttttgttgctgttcacGATTAACTGCCAtgttgtacacacacacacccgtgcGCGATCCTCACAATGTCAAATCTCGTTGAATCTCGTTTCATTTGACCATTTTTACCCCGATCCTTTTATAGATCTTCCCCTGCTTCGCTGCACGTTTCGTTATTCCCGTTACGATTGACGACTGCCTTCCTGGCCTCTCTTGCCGCTCTGCACCACAGACGCGTACATTGCATTCCAATCTGCCGGCTCGCCAATCGTCCCCGACACCCGATATCGATATCCAAATAAACCATCGTTCGACAGTCCCGGTAGGCCGAGCAGTGCCGAGCGCCTGGATCAAAACGATCGCCGATCGGGGCAAAACGTGGCACACGGAGCCAACGATGTGGTCAGGATAATTGCGGTGATTACATAGTTTATGGCTCATTCTTtttccccccctcctccctggTGCCCTGGTGCCCCCGGACGGCAGGCGTCTGCACCGGTCGCCGGGACGCCCGCAGAAGTGCAACCGAGTGCAGCAGCGTGCAGGGCGTCCCGGGTGAAAtatgtgtgtttattattGTTCTTTAATTTGTTAGTTTCGTGCATGGGACGGGAGTGTTTGATTTGGCACCGACCTCAACCCGTGCTAGAAGCGATTTGCCCTGCACGGACCCTCCCCATCCCAATCCCCCGTTTTTTTGCGATCAAGCAAAACGTTCCCGATCAAGTTCAAGAGCGCGATGGCGAACatgcgttcggtgtagtcgcGGTTGGTACGGCTCCTGCTACGAAAACCAAACGGTCAATAAATCCAAAGGGAAAAGGACAATTCTGTGGCCGGGTAATTGACGGTATTTATGGGATTTATGGATCGAACGGTGCATTTTCCGAGCGCTTCCATTCTTAACCGATGTGCGCGGATGGCGCTGGGCCGACTTCACGCGTCCATCGACCATCGGAGGGGATGGATGGCAAAAGAACTTGCGACCCCGTTAACCGGCGAGAACAAATCGGTAATGGGCAAATCGGAGGGCTCGGTCTGATTTGCATTCAAGTGCTTCGCACTGCTAATGCAGGAAGGGGTCTTGGCTGGAAATCGTTGTGGTGTGTAGCTTACATTTTCGAAGTTTTTTCCTCTTCGGTTTACCCCTTTTTCCTCGTTATCCGTACTGCCTAATGATGCGGTTGaatagttttaattaaatcgttTTCTCCATGAATGAAATCATCCCAAAAACATCATTACTCTACTGCCCCAAATATAGTGAAAACTGTACGAAGTCTGATAGTTAACTTTGGATGTTTCGGGATGTTTTAAAGCACTACATCATACGCTTAtgatttcataattttgtttgcaattatAATTGAATTGTGATTAGCATCACTTATTATTATGATTCTTCATCAGTTACACCCTTTAGAAGACAGTTtgatatgttttgttttaatatataataaataattaataaataaattccaaCGAAAGAACTAGTAAAAAAGTCATTCTTGGCTTCTCACTCGTCATTCTTGGCTTCTTGAACTTGTGTTCCatcgttcttgtttttttttttgttgttgttcagttGCAACGTCCACTTAGAGTATTATTTTATACGATCGTTcatattttattgaattttattttaacattcatattttttacttgatttctactattattttattttattttttattccgtTAGTTGCTTTTTACCTATTTTAAATGAGAGCCTAATGACAGTAAATCCACATCTTATCAATCCTCATATAGATTTAACTTATATTAAAACATACTTTTCATACACGTAGACAATAGAAACAGTTAAATCACTACAAAAATGTTTCTAaggaatgaaattaaaatgataaaaagggACATTTAAAGAGCCAATTCTTTCCGGAGAACCTCATTTGAGAagatttttactttttgatCGGTATCAGATACTGTTTTCACCCCTTTCAGGTTCCCGTCATGCTTTGCGATTGATTtaaaagttgttttcatttgccCAACTCATTCATAGGTAGGAAAATTTCCCTTTCTTCGTCTTTTGTTCCTGATGATCGCACACGAGCTAAACGCTCGGCTGAATTGTCCCATTCTCTAACTAATTAAATTATTCCTTCCACTGCACACACTGCCACCCTCGAGGAGTAGCGCAAATCTAATTTTCCATCACCCATGCGGGATGACATTCGAGCGGCcaatattattgttattattattatcatcaccaccacgaGGACCACGAGCGGTGCGAAATTGATCGGAAACGGTCTTGTTTCACATCACACAACATGGTGAATAATTGGAGCTTTGGCAAACGAAATGGTTAAGGGAAAACACAGACCTCCTACCGGGAGTAGGAGATAGCAACGAAGCAACGATCGTGTGGGAGAAAAGGAGAAAATCGATATGGGAGGGATGCACAGTAGCACAGCGGTCTCCTAAATACGCCACGATCAGGTGTAACACCACAATAAGAGCGGGGAGAAGGGAGAAGGGGCAGGAGATTGCTGAGCCGATCGGTTCGGTTGGGTGCATTCAATAAAAGTTAATTTCTCTCGCTTTCGGTTTTCATTCGGTTTGCGCGTTGGGTGCATTCTTTTGTTCACTTTTCATTCACGAATGATGATGGGGATTAGTAGATGGTGTAGGGAAGAAGGCGAAGAGGAACGGAGCTTTGTGCGAGCGATGCATTATCAGTGCAAACAtggagcagtgtgtgtgtaggtttgACCAATTTGACACACTTTCTATGGTAGCACTCAATGCGTGAAGGGCGGATAAACAATGCGAgaaatatattatattttaaacattaaacagaaAGTATTTAAATGTGCACATGAAAACATGCCGTTCAAGAATAAAAAGATAATTCAACCTGACTAGTTGGCTCTTGGGGAAGCAAATAGGTAAATTTTATAGCAATTCATCAGTAGTAAgctaaaatcaatattttcacaaacacacacactctctctctctcatttggTACGTTAAcgatttccatacattttccacTCACATTGCCATTTGACGACC
Proteins encoded:
- the LOC1280990 gene encoding general odorant-binding protein 45; amino-acid sequence: MATVNLYYLGLVCLLAVTATAASQCFRDAGQLKRVVQAQEECVRYLRIPCARLAVYNKFIYPNDAETQCMVRCMGLNLGWWNDTHGVQEASMRSFFHPDPNDCDYERRTYRCLHSQRLDRPAPHDEACERAYESFRCYYEHYGNLVVTPQFVRLNALQQLDVLLQCADMLQYPMPDRSFSCAKTHVAGAEGDFDCVLRCYMLRTGLYSEQYGPNLDRIYVQCNNYANETVFRETTDACYQRLRSDCQDECTLIARYVRECFPAGGIIFLNSLW